A genomic segment from Metopolophium dirhodum isolate CAU unplaced genomic scaffold, ASM1992520v1 scaffold8, whole genome shotgun sequence encodes:
- the LOC132953532 gene encoding toll-like receptor 6: MCVFFAILILVPMWHSVCGQYHHSNASSGPQFNYDAPEDCAWKVRDGHGDEVLLACTLRTINSEIDTTNFSAIPSEHTVSLLISCDPAITARSSMENQSFAHLVRLRELELDACKLARWPAATLAGLTDLRNLTVRTGMSDWPDAGMTVEIAAGSFAHAGRLERLDLSTNNIVALPENAFCQLPNLVILNLSRNRIQDVADLGFGERAPPPPPQPLISGRDEVYDANQYLRKPTSSQCPLDVQSVDVSWNRIAVIPSNGFSSLRRLTELRLTGNEISVVNDRPLGGLTGLEILDISCNNIISLPIDMFKDVADSIKQIHLQDNSISALSPGLFVNLYQLTSLDLSSNLLTSTWIDASTFTGLIRLVALNLSNNKISKLDPTIFHDLYTLQILNLGGNLIDSIPNDAFIPLRNLDTLVLSNNKIVDVSPLALNGLYALTLLSLDGNKLTDVHEDCFKNCTTLRELNLSGNVLKTIPLALREMRMLKNVDLGENKIDSIDPDSFYGMSNLNGLRLMGNRLRNITSNLFDNLISLQILSVAHNQIDFVASDAFQNISSIEAIRLDGNRLSSIEHIVRNVSSLRWLNVSDNVLNDFDYGMLPERLEWLAMHKNYLTELSNKNGVTIKIRQLDVRYNYLTYISPASIPDSVEILLMNDNQIMTVETGTFLRKTNITRADMYANQIGQLDINALRLAPVHSDRPLPEFYISGNPFQCDCKMEWLQRINLLAGLRQYPMVMDIPSIYCKLLYNRENKYVPLSEINPAQFVCTYKTHCFAVCQCCEFDACDCEMTCPANCTCYHDQPWSSNIVDCYSSNYTQLPAKIPMDATEVYLDGNLFTHLSSHALLGRKNLRILFANNSGIQSVRNDTFTGLKRLAVLHLEDNQIERFDGSEFNTVENLRELYLQHNSISYISNMTFEPLKSLQVLRLDHNRLYDYDSWILSTNLHLVELHLSNNPWSCDCEFVQSFRRYIMASGDKVVDSATVMCHSDGNRDVSIRDQNATECSSFFGSIVENRIVRDVLPTALTAVCIILALVLILYLVVVYREECRAWVYYKCGFRICHKTVPFEDDRMFDAYVTYSLKDDGFVAQMLAPGLEQGNPRYRVGLHYRDFNVSSFVADTIVEAIESSKRTILVVSKNFVESEWCRFEFKSALHEGLKDKKGRLIVVALGEIQPKDVDPELRVYMKNSIQVNWGDRMFWEKLKFAMPDVSKCQSLMSRSRNGVNIYATPLRTSYSFGSQPPRTASVQSSKYYLSPAYVDSSQHLWA; this comes from the coding sequence ATGTGCGTGTTCTTCGCTATTCTCATACTCGTACCGATGTGGCACTCGGTGTGCGGCCAATACCATCACAGCAACGCGTCGTCCGGTCCGCAGTTCAACTATGACGCGCCGGAGGACTGCGCGTGGAAGGTCCGCGACGGGCACGGCGATGAGGTGCTGCTGGCGTGCACGCTCCGGACCATCAACAGCGAGATAGACACCACAAACTTCTCGGCCATCCCGTCCGAGCACACCGTATCGTTGCTCATATCGTGTGATCCCGCGATCACGGCCCGCAGCTCGATGGAGAACCAGAGTTTCGCCCACCTCGTGCGGCTCCGCGAGCTCGAGCTGGACGCGTGCAAGCTGGCCCGGTGGCCGGCCGCCACGCTTGCCGGGCTCACAGACCTCCGAAACCTGACCGTCAGGACGGGTATGTCCGATTGGCCGGACGCCGGCATGACCGTCGAAATTGCGGCTGGTAGTTTCGCACACGCCGGCCGCCTGGAACGGTTGGATCTGAGCACCAACAACATTGTCGCGCTGCCCGAGAACGCGTTCTGTCAGCTACCCAACCTGGTGATTTTAAACCTGAGCAGGAACCGCATACAGGACGTTGCTGATTTAGGGTTCGGCGAACGCgcgccaccgccaccaccgcaGCCGCTGATCAGCGGGCGCGATGAAGTGTACGACGCAAACCAGTACCTGAGGAAGCCTACGTCCAGTCAGTGTCCACTTGATGTCCAGTCCGTCGACGTATCGTGGAACCGCATTGCCGTAATACCGTCCAACGGTTTCAGCTCGTTGCGCCGGCTCACTGAGCTTCGGCTCACTGGTAACGAGATATCAGTGGTCAACGATAGGCCGCTCGGGGGGCTTACTGGACTAGAGATTCTCGACATATCTTGCAACAACATTATCTCATTGCCCATCGACATGTTCAAGGACGTGGCAGATAGTATCAAGCAAATCCACCTGCAAGACAACTCAATCAGCGCTTTGTCTCCAGGTCTGTTCGTCAACCTGTACCAGTTGACTTCGCTAGATCTATCATCAAATCTGCTCACCAGCACTTGGATAGACGCCAGCACGTTTACGGGTCTCATTAGATTGGTGGCGTTGAACTTGTCCAATAACAAAATATCCAAGCTCGACCCAACGATATTCCACGATCTATACACGctgcaaatattaaatttaggaGGTAATCTAATCGATTCGATACCAAACGATGCATTCATACCGCTTAGGAACCTCGACACGTTAGTGCTGTCAAACAACAAAATTGTCGATGTCAGTCCATTGGCTTTGAACGGCCTCTACGCGCTGACTCTGCTCTCGTTGGATGGAAATAAACTGACAGACGTGCACGAGGACTGCTTTAAAAATTGCACCACACTGCGGGAATTAAACCTCAGCGGTAACGTTTTAAAAACCATTCCATTGGCTTTAAGAGAAATGAGAATGCTGAAGAATGTGGATTTAGGAGAGAATAAAATCGACTCCATAGACCCAGATTCGTTTTATGGTATGTCAAACTTAAATGGTCTGAGGTTAATGGGAAATCGACTCCGCAATATAACTTCTAACCTTTTTGACAATTTAATTTCACTGCAAATATTAAGCGTTGCACACAATCAGATCGATTTTGTGGCTTCGGACGCGTTTCAAAACATTTCAAGCATAGAAGCGATCAGGCTGGACGGTAATCGACTATCGTCGATAGAACATATAGTTCGCAACGTGTCCAGTCTGAGGTGGCTGAACGTGTCCGATAACGTCTTAAATGATTTTGATTATGGTATGTTACCGGAACGGCTAGAATGGCTTGCCATGCACAAAAACTACCTAACCGAGTTGTCCAACAAAAATGGTGTCACCATCAAAATTCGTCAGCTGGACGTGAGGTACAACTACCTAACGTACATTAGCCCGGCCTCGATACCGGATAGTGTAGAGATACTACTGATGAACGACAACCAGATCATGACCGTGGAGACAGGAACTTTCTTGCGAAAGACCAACATCACCCGGGCCGATATGTACGCAAATCAGATCGGCCAGTTGGATATCAACGCACTGCGATTGGCACCTGTTCATTCGGACAGACCACTACCAGAGTTCTACATCAGCGGCAACCCGTTCCAGTGTGACTGTAAAATGGAATGGCTGCAACGTATCAACCTGCTGGCTGGGCTGCGTCAATACCCGATGGTGATGGATATACCGTCAATTTATTGCAAGCTGCTGTACAACCGGGAGAATAAGTACGTGCCACTGTCTGAAATCAACCCAGCGCAATTTGTATGTACTTACAAGACGCATTGTTTTGCCGTGTGTCAGTGCTGCGAGTTTGACGCGTGTGACTGCGAAATGACATGTCCAGCCAACTGCACGTGCTACCACGATCAGCCGTGGTCGTCCAATATCGTTGACTGTTATTCATCCAACTACACCCAGCTTCCAGCTAAAATTCCTATGGATGCCACTGAGGTCTATCTGGACGGAAATTTGTTCACCCACCTGTCCAGTCATGCGCTTCTGGGCCGCAAGAACCTGCGTATACTGTTTGCCAACAACTCAGGCATCCAGTCGGTGCGCAACGATACGTTTACGGGGCTTAAGCGTCTAGCCGTACTGCACCTGGAGGACAATCAGATTGAGAGGTTCGATGGATCTGAGTTCAACACCGTGGAGAACCTTCGGGAACTGTACCTACAGCACAATTCAATAAGCTACATCAGCAACATGACGTTTGAACCACTAAAGAGCCTGCAGGTTCTACGGCTCGACCACAACAGACTGTATGATTACGACTCGTGGATATTGTCTACCAACTTGCACCTGGTCGAGCTGCACCTATCCAACAACCCGTGGTCGTGTGACTGTGAGTTTGTCCAGTCGTTTAGACGGTACATTATGGCGTCCGGTGATAAGGTCGTAGACTCGGCCACCGTCATGTGCCATTCTGACGGAAACAGGGACGTAAGTATTCGTGACCAAAATGCCACTGAGTGTAGCTCATTTTTTGGTTCCATCGTAGAAAATCGTATCGTCCGAGACGTATTGCCTACGGCACTAACGGCTGTGTGTATAATTTTAGCTCTGGTGCTAATCTTGTACCTTGTAGTCGTATACAGAGAAGAGTGCCGTGCTTGGGTGTACTATAAATGCGGATTCAGAATATGTCATAAAACCGTACCATTCGAAGATGACAGGATGTTCGATGCGTACGTCACGTACAGCCTGAAAGATGACGGTTTCGTTGCTCAGATGCTGGCTCCCGGGCTGGAACAGGGCAACCCGAGGTACAGGGTAGGCTTACACTATCGAGATTTTAATGTCAGCTCGTTTGTCGCTGATACTATTGTGGAAGCTATCGAGTCATCCAAGAGAACAATTCTGGTCGTTTCTAAAAATTTTGTGGAATCTGAATGGTGTCGATTTGAATTCAAATCAGCACTGCACGAAGGTCTTAAGGACAAAAAGGGACGGCTCATCGTCGTCGCACTCGGTGAAATTCAGCCAAAGGACGTCGATCCGGAACTCAGAGTTTACATGAAAAATTCTATACAAGTAAACTGGGGTGATCGAATGTTCTGGGAAAAATTAAAGTTTGCTATGCCGGATGTTAGCAAGTGTCAAAGCTTAATGTCACGGTCTAGAAATGGTGTAAATATCTATGCGACACCATTGAGGACGTCCTATTCATTTGGTAGCCAGCCACCAAGGACTGCTTCAGTACAGTCAAGCAAGTATTACTTGTCACCAGCGTACGTGGATTCTTCGCAGCATCTTTGGGCGTGA